The following are encoded in a window of Nocardioides houyundeii genomic DNA:
- a CDS encoding CpaF family protein has translation MSNLSERLAARRRAEAEAALDAGAPGGFVDNLQLPVETVTTESPVEHVAAPPRPTVSTSDSPLNDRRATPTPVTHVSGRKVAPVGTERIDELKASVHAELLRQLGPQLYDANMEQTDLDQKVRAALADVLQKQDRPISHADRTQITSEISDDILGYGPIEPYLRDPDVSEIMVNGAHNIWLEYKGKLVPADAVFQDESHLRRTIDKIVSRIGRRVDESSPMVDARLPDGSRVNAVVPPLSIDGSALTIRKFATDPLTADDLVRFGSISARTKDFLDACVRGRLNIIVSGSTGAGKTTTLNVLSSFIPEDERIVTIEDAAELQLKQEHVVRLESRPSNIEGKGAVTIRDLVKNSLRMRPDRIIVGEVRDASALDMLQAMNTGHDGSICTLHSNGPRDTLSRMETMVLMAGMDLPVRAIREQVASAVDLIVHQSRFRDGSRHITHVTEVERMEGDVITLQDVFLYDHSAGFDADGKALGGLRSTGLRPKFLEKMAYNNVQVDPLLFATERF, from the coding sequence ATGAGCAATCTCTCCGAACGCCTCGCCGCACGGCGCAGGGCCGAGGCCGAGGCCGCCCTGGACGCTGGTGCACCGGGCGGGTTCGTCGACAACCTCCAGCTTCCCGTGGAGACGGTCACGACCGAGAGCCCCGTGGAGCACGTGGCCGCGCCTCCGCGGCCCACCGTGAGCACCTCGGACTCCCCGCTCAACGACCGCCGCGCCACCCCGACGCCGGTGACGCACGTCAGCGGCCGCAAGGTCGCTCCCGTGGGTACCGAACGGATCGACGAGCTCAAGGCGTCGGTGCACGCCGAGCTGCTGCGCCAGCTCGGCCCCCAGCTCTACGACGCCAACATGGAGCAGACCGACCTGGACCAGAAGGTCAGGGCGGCGCTGGCCGACGTGCTGCAGAAGCAGGATCGTCCGATCAGCCACGCCGACCGGACCCAGATCACCAGTGAGATCAGCGACGACATCCTGGGATACGGGCCCATCGAGCCCTACCTGCGCGACCCGGACGTCTCGGAGATCATGGTGAACGGCGCGCACAACATCTGGCTGGAGTACAAGGGGAAGCTGGTGCCCGCGGACGCGGTCTTCCAGGACGAGTCCCACCTGCGCCGCACCATCGACAAGATCGTCTCCCGGATCGGGCGCCGCGTCGACGAGTCCAGCCCCATGGTGGACGCACGCCTGCCCGACGGGAGCCGCGTCAACGCGGTGGTACCGCCGCTGTCGATCGACGGGTCGGCGCTGACCATCCGCAAGTTCGCCACCGACCCGCTCACCGCCGACGACCTGGTGCGCTTCGGCTCCATCAGCGCGCGCACCAAGGACTTCCTGGACGCCTGTGTCCGGGGACGCCTCAACATCATCGTCTCCGGGAGCACCGGCGCCGGCAAGACCACCACCCTGAACGTGCTGTCGTCGTTCATCCCCGAGGACGAGCGCATCGTCACCATCGAGGACGCCGCCGAGCTCCAGCTCAAGCAGGAGCATGTGGTGCGCCTGGAGTCCCGCCCCTCCAACATCGAGGGCAAGGGCGCGGTCACCATCCGCGACCTGGTCAAGAACAGCCTGCGCATGCGACCAGACCGCATCATCGTCGGTGAGGTCCGAGACGCCTCGGCCCTCGACATGCTGCAGGCCATGAACACCGGCCACGACGGATCCATCTGCACCCTGCACTCCAACGGCCCCCGGGACACGCTCTCTCGTATGGAGACCATGGTGCTGATGGCCGGCATGGACCTGCCGGTGCGGGCCATCCGGGAGCAGGTCGCATCCGCGGTGGACCTGATCGTCCACCAGTCCCGGTTCCGGGACGGTTCACGACACATCACCCACGTGACCGAGGTGGAGCGGATGGAGGGCGACGTGATCACCCTCCAGGACGTCTTCCTCTACGACCACTCCGCCGGCTTCGACGCGGACGGCAAGGCGCTGGGTGGCCTGCGCTCCACCGGGCTGCGTCCCAAGTTCCTCGAGAAGATGGCGTACAACAACGTCCAGGTGGATCCGCTCCTCTTCGCGACTGAGAGGTTCTGA
- a CDS encoding AAA family ATPase: MPILLDADPAKAAPLVAVLPAGTQVVDSADRLFTWLTHRSDEYAVVLGPSLSVPEAMTIADRMRTVLPTASVILVRDSVDTDVLTRAMHAGVREVVSAGDLPQVTASLQRAHALWAALRGTASAPAKLGRVITIFSPKGGVGKTTMSVNLGIALMRGGENRVCVVDLDLAFGDIAITLQLFPTHSIEHAIGGESSMDYAFVEELMTPHESGLMVLAAPSQPDARERVSGALVTRLLHTLQSHFDYVVLDTAPAFDEQTLTALDETDDCIIVATLDVPTLKNVKVALETLDVLGVAEGHRHLLLNRADEQVGIGADKVEGILGMGVTVQVATSLDIAKATNAGRPLMLSSPSHPSSKALKSLADKLMGYETAPPAAVPPQKGRTPRLPRPEPVPAPQPATPATTDKRDEGPKRFRISRR; encoded by the coding sequence ATGCCAATCCTCCTCGACGCGGACCCGGCGAAGGCCGCACCGCTCGTCGCCGTCCTTCCCGCCGGCACCCAGGTGGTCGACAGCGCCGATCGCCTCTTCACCTGGCTCACCCACCGCAGCGACGAGTACGCCGTCGTGCTGGGGCCGAGCCTCTCGGTCCCCGAGGCGATGACCATCGCCGACCGGATGCGGACGGTGCTGCCGACCGCCAGCGTCATCCTGGTGCGCGACTCGGTCGACACCGACGTGCTCACCAGAGCCATGCACGCCGGAGTCCGCGAGGTGGTGAGCGCCGGTGACCTGCCCCAGGTCACCGCCTCCCTGCAGCGGGCCCACGCCCTGTGGGCGGCCCTGCGCGGCACGGCGTCCGCGCCGGCCAAGCTGGGTCGGGTCATCACGATCTTCTCCCCCAAGGGCGGGGTCGGCAAGACGACGATGTCGGTCAACCTCGGCATCGCGCTGATGCGCGGCGGCGAGAACCGGGTGTGCGTGGTGGACCTGGACCTTGCCTTCGGCGACATCGCCATCACCCTGCAGCTCTTCCCGACGCACTCGATCGAGCACGCCATCGGCGGCGAGAGCTCGATGGACTACGCCTTCGTCGAGGAGCTCATGACCCCGCACGAGAGCGGGCTCATGGTGCTGGCGGCCCCGAGCCAGCCCGACGCCCGCGAACGGGTCAGCGGCGCGCTGGTGACCCGCCTGCTGCACACCCTGCAGTCGCACTTCGACTACGTCGTCCTCGACACCGCTCCCGCCTTCGACGAGCAGACCCTGACGGCGCTGGACGAGACCGACGACTGCATCATCGTGGCCACCCTCGACGTCCCCACCCTCAAGAACGTCAAGGTGGCGCTGGAGACGCTCGACGTGCTCGGGGTGGCCGAGGGCCACCGGCACCTGCTGCTCAACCGGGCGGACGAGCAGGTCGGCATCGGCGCGGACAAGGTGGAGGGGATCCTGGGCATGGGGGTCACCGTGCAGGTGGCGACCTCGCTGGACATCGCGAAGGCGACGAACGCCGGCCGTCCGCTGATGCTCTCCTCCCCGTCCCACCCTTCCTCCAAGGCGCTGAAGAGCCTGGCGGACAAGCTCATGGGCTACGAGACGGCACCGCCTGCTGCGGTGCCGCCGCAGAAGGGGCGCACCCCCAGGCTGCCGCGCCCCGAGCCGGTGCCTGCCCCCCAGCCCGCGACCCCGGCCACCACCGACAAGCGCGACGAAGGCCCCAAGCGCTTCCGCATCAGCAGGAGATGA
- the cpaB gene encoding Flp pilus assembly protein CpaB: MDRRKLLLVVAVIVAALGTALVFVYVQGADKRAAEQYDTVEVLTAVSPITAGETVEDAAAAGKLQRQSLPRTAVLPTALSDINALSGLAANSNIYVGEQLVQEKFGGLGESSVLPIPDGQTAVSVQLTDTARVAGFVAAGSDVAVWLTGANEQGQSITRLLLPKVKVLAAGSTTLVSTTSTDESGAETTEQLPKTLLTLAVDQPQAERLMFAAANGELSFGLLTENSKIQPGPGVSLQTLFQ, translated from the coding sequence ATGGATCGTCGCAAGCTCCTGCTCGTGGTGGCTGTCATCGTCGCGGCTCTCGGCACCGCACTCGTCTTCGTCTACGTCCAGGGCGCGGACAAGCGGGCCGCCGAGCAGTACGACACCGTCGAGGTGCTCACGGCCGTGAGCCCGATCACCGCCGGCGAGACCGTCGAGGACGCCGCAGCGGCGGGCAAGCTGCAACGTCAGAGCCTGCCCCGCACCGCAGTGCTCCCCACCGCGCTGAGTGACATCAACGCCCTCTCGGGGCTGGCCGCCAACAGCAACATCTACGTGGGCGAGCAGCTCGTCCAGGAGAAGTTCGGTGGGCTCGGCGAGTCCTCCGTGCTCCCCATCCCGGACGGTCAGACGGCCGTCTCGGTCCAGCTCACCGACACCGCGCGAGTGGCCGGCTTCGTGGCCGCCGGCTCCGACGTGGCGGTCTGGCTCACCGGCGCCAACGAGCAGGGCCAGTCCATCACCCGCCTGCTGCTGCCCAAGGTCAAGGTCCTGGCGGCGGGGTCGACGACGCTGGTCTCCACCACCTCCACCGACGAGTCGGGCGCCGAGACCACCGAGCAGCTGCCCAAGACCCTGCTGACCCTGGCCGTCGACCAGCCCCAGGCCGAGCGCCTGATGTTCGCCGCCGCGAACGGTGAGCTGTCCTTCGGCCTGCTGACCGAGAACAGCAAGATCCAGCCAGGTCCCGGCGTCTCCCTCCAGACCCTCTTCCAGTAG